In Variovorax paradoxus, a single genomic region encodes these proteins:
- the ftsB gene encoding cell division protein FtsB → MRARFVPPIILLLLLGVLQWQLWNGRGSVRDVAQLRTKLADQKEANAKAALNNERLTSEVNDLKDGLEMVEERARAELGMVKPNEVFVQIAH, encoded by the coding sequence ATGCGCGCCCGCTTCGTTCCACCGATCATCCTGCTGCTTCTGCTGGGCGTCCTGCAGTGGCAGCTGTGGAACGGGCGCGGCAGCGTGCGCGACGTGGCGCAGCTGCGGACCAAGCTGGCCGACCAGAAGGAAGCCAACGCCAAGGCCGCGCTGAACAACGAGCGCCTGACCTCGGAGGTCAACGACCTCAAGGACGGCCTCGAAATGGTCGAGGAACGCGCGCGGGCGGAACTCGGCATGGTCAAGCCGAACGAAGTGTTCGTACAAATCGCGCACTAG
- the dut gene encoding dUTP diphosphatase produces MKVDVRILDPRMVDQLPAYATPGSAGLDLRACLDAPITLEPNGWQLVGTGIAIHLADPAYAALILPRSGLGHKHGIVLGNLVGLIDSDYQGELKISAWNRSDTPFVLNPMERLAQLVIVPVVQAQFRVVTEFAPTQRGEGGYGSTGKH; encoded by the coding sequence GTGAAAGTCGACGTCCGTATCCTCGATCCGCGCATGGTGGATCAATTGCCCGCGTATGCCACTCCCGGCAGCGCCGGCCTCGACCTGCGGGCGTGCCTCGATGCCCCCATCACGCTGGAGCCCAACGGCTGGCAGCTGGTGGGCACCGGCATCGCGATCCACTTGGCCGACCCGGCCTATGCGGCGCTGATCCTTCCGCGCTCGGGCCTGGGCCACAAGCACGGCATCGTGCTGGGCAACCTCGTCGGCCTGATCGACAGCGACTACCAGGGCGAGCTCAAGATCAGCGCCTGGAACCGCAGCGACACGCCCTTCGTGCTGAACCCGATGGAGCGTCTCGCGCAACTGGTGATCGTGCCCGTGGTGCAGGCGCAGTTTCGGGTGGTCACAGAATTTGCACCCACGCAACGCGGCGAGGGCGGCTACGGCTCTACCGGCAAACATTGA
- a CDS encoding JmjC domain-containing protein codes for MEINQPLPLLGGLSAAQFMRRYWQKKPLLVRQAIPAMVPPIERNALFALAEQEEVESRLIRHGKAGWSLKHGPLPRRALPPLKQPAWTLLVQGVDLHHEGVHELLRQFRFLPDARLDDLMISYASDTGGVGAHFDSYDVFLLQAQGRRRWSIGKQSDLRLQPGVPLKILENFEPEQTFVLEPGDMLYLPPRYAHDGVAVGDDCMTCSIGLRSSALGELGADLLARMAQAYSEDLEDAGPAELARYRDPTQPAVDAPAQMPAALQGFARKAVEAALRDADAVDRALGESLTEPKANVWFDEGGEMPDAMQRVALDRRTRMLYDTRHIYINGESFRAGGADATLMRRLADQRALGPRELGRASEGALSLLGEWCEAGWLHAQ; via the coding sequence ATGGAGATTAATCAACCGCTGCCGTTGCTCGGCGGCCTGAGCGCCGCGCAGTTCATGCGGCGGTACTGGCAGAAAAAGCCTTTGCTGGTTCGCCAGGCCATTCCCGCCATGGTGCCACCGATCGAGCGCAATGCGTTGTTCGCGCTGGCCGAACAGGAAGAAGTCGAGTCCCGCCTGATCCGGCATGGCAAGGCCGGCTGGTCGCTCAAGCACGGCCCGCTGCCGCGCCGTGCCCTGCCGCCGCTCAAGCAGCCGGCATGGACGCTGCTGGTGCAGGGCGTCGACCTGCACCACGAGGGCGTGCACGAACTGTTGCGGCAGTTTCGTTTTCTGCCCGATGCCCGGCTCGACGACCTGATGATCAGCTACGCGAGCGACACCGGCGGCGTGGGCGCGCATTTCGACAGCTACGACGTGTTCCTGCTGCAGGCACAGGGCCGGCGCCGTTGGTCCATCGGCAAGCAGAGCGACCTGCGGCTGCAGCCCGGCGTGCCGCTCAAGATACTGGAGAACTTCGAACCCGAGCAGACCTTCGTGCTCGAGCCCGGCGACATGCTGTATCTGCCGCCGCGCTATGCCCACGACGGCGTGGCCGTGGGCGACGACTGCATGACCTGCTCGATCGGCCTGCGTTCGTCCGCATTGGGCGAGCTGGGCGCCGACCTGCTCGCGCGCATGGCGCAGGCCTACTCGGAAGACCTTGAAGACGCCGGCCCCGCCGAGCTGGCGCGCTACCGCGACCCGACGCAACCTGCCGTCGATGCGCCCGCGCAGATGCCCGCAGCGCTGCAGGGCTTCGCGCGAAAGGCCGTGGAAGCCGCGCTGCGCGATGCGGACGCCGTCGACCGCGCGCTCGGCGAGTCGCTCACCGAGCCCAAGGCCAACGTGTGGTTCGACGAAGGCGGCGAGATGCCCGACGCCATGCAGCGCGTGGCGCTCGACCGCCGCACGCGCATGCTCTACGACACGCGGCACATCTACATCAACGGCGAGAGTTTCCGCGCAGGCGGGGCCGACGCCACGCTCATGCGCCGCCTGGCCGACCAGCGCGCGCTCGGCCCGCGCGAACTGGGCCGTGCCAGCGAAGGAGCGCTCTCGCTGCTCGGCGAGTGGTGCGAGGCAGGCTGGCTGCACGCCCAATGA
- a CDS encoding CTP synthase has product MTKFVFVTGGVVSSLGKGIASASLAAILESRGLQVTLIKLDPYINVDPGTMSPFQHGEVFVTDDGAETDLDLGHYERFINTRMRKANNFTTGQIYKTVLEKERRGDYLGKTVQVIPHITNEIQEYIKRGAGIGTAHEVDVAIVEIGGTVGDIESLPFLEAVRQMSLRMGPNNSAFVHLSYVPWIAAAGELKTKPTQHTAQKLREIGIQADALLCRADRPIPDDERAKISLFSNVPEWGVISMWDVDTIYKVPRMLHEQGLDGLICDKLRINTPPAKLQRWDDLVYEVEHPQKEVSIAMVGKYVDLSDSYKSLNEALRHAGMKNHARVKIDYIDSETINAQDVSRLAKYDAILVPGGFGQRGVEGKISAARFAREGKVPYLGICLGMQVATIEYARHVAGLKNANSTEFDPETPTPVIALITEWKDADGTVKTRDEKSDLGGTMRLGAQSSDVSPGTLAHSIYGDVVTERHRHRYEANVNYLDELRKAGLVISALTQREHLTEIVELPQDVHPWFMGVQFHPEFKSTPWGGHPLFNAFIKAALEHKDKGAGSTNKALKAVA; this is encoded by the coding sequence ATGACCAAATTTGTCTTCGTCACCGGTGGTGTCGTATCTTCCCTTGGCAAGGGAATCGCCTCCGCCTCGCTCGCCGCGATCCTCGAATCGCGCGGCCTCCAAGTCACCCTCATCAAGCTCGATCCGTACATCAATGTCGACCCCGGCACGATGTCGCCCTTCCAGCATGGTGAAGTGTTCGTCACCGACGACGGCGCCGAGACCGACCTGGACCTCGGCCACTACGAGCGCTTCATCAACACGCGGATGCGCAAGGCCAACAACTTCACGACCGGCCAGATCTACAAGACCGTGCTCGAGAAGGAACGCCGCGGCGACTACCTCGGCAAGACGGTGCAGGTGATCCCGCACATCACCAACGAGATCCAGGAATACATCAAGCGCGGCGCCGGCATCGGCACGGCCCACGAGGTGGACGTGGCCATCGTCGAGATCGGCGGCACCGTGGGCGACATCGAATCGCTGCCCTTCCTGGAGGCCGTGCGCCAGATGAGCCTGCGCATGGGCCCCAACAACTCGGCCTTCGTGCACCTGAGCTACGTGCCCTGGATCGCCGCCGCCGGCGAGCTCAAGACCAAGCCCACGCAGCACACCGCGCAGAAGCTGCGCGAAATCGGCATTCAGGCCGACGCCCTGCTGTGCCGCGCCGACCGCCCGATCCCCGACGACGAGCGCGCCAAGATCTCGCTGTTCTCCAACGTGCCCGAATGGGGCGTGATCTCCATGTGGGACGTGGACACCATCTACAAGGTGCCCCGCATGCTGCACGAGCAGGGCCTGGACGGCCTGATCTGCGACAAGCTGCGCATCAACACCCCGCCCGCCAAGCTGCAGCGCTGGGACGACCTGGTCTACGAAGTCGAGCATCCGCAAAAGGAAGTGTCGATCGCCATGGTCGGCAAGTACGTGGACCTGTCGGACAGCTACAAGTCGCTGAACGAAGCCCTGCGCCACGCCGGCATGAAGAACCATGCGCGCGTGAAGATCGACTACATCGACTCCGAGACCATCAACGCGCAGGACGTGTCCCGCCTGGCCAAGTACGACGCCATCCTGGTGCCCGGCGGCTTCGGCCAGCGCGGCGTGGAAGGCAAGATCTCGGCCGCGCGCTTCGCCCGCGAAGGCAAGGTGCCCTACCTCGGCATCTGCCTGGGCATGCAGGTGGCCACCATCGAATACGCCCGCCACGTGGCAGGCCTCAAGAACGCCAACAGCACCGAGTTCGACCCCGAGACGCCCACCCCCGTGATCGCGCTGATCACCGAGTGGAAGGACGCCGACGGCACCGTGAAGACGCGCGACGAGAAGTCCGACCTCGGCGGCACCATGCGCCTGGGCGCGCAGAGCTCCGACGTCTCGCCCGGTACGCTGGCCCACAGCATCTACGGCGACGTGGTCACCGAGCGCCACCGCCACCGCTACGAAGCCAACGTCAACTACCTCGACGAACTGCGCAAGGCCGGCCTCGTGATCTCGGCGCTCACGCAGCGCGAGCACCTGACCGAAATCGTCGAGCTGCCGCAGGACGTGCACCCGTGGTTCATGGGCGTGCAGTTCCACCCCGAGTTCAAGTCGACCCCGTGGGGCGGCCATCCGCTGTTCAACGCCTTCATCAAGGCGGCGCTCGAGCACAAGGACAAGGGCGCCGGCAGCACCAACAAGGCACTGAAGGCCGTCGCATGA
- a CDS encoding glycine zipper 2TM domain-containing protein has protein sequence MKISTRFVSVTASVLALATLTACVAPAPVYQTSRYPYQAPPQAIQYREASYVEYGHVANIEVLRSETAGTGTTGGGAVAGGVIGGVVGNQFGRGNGRAAATALGIVGGALLGNSIEAQQNGPRAYETYRVSVQTDRGAYRAFDVQSPGDLRIGDRVRIDNGQISRM, from the coding sequence ATGAAGATCTCAACGCGCTTTGTTTCCGTCACCGCTTCCGTGCTGGCACTGGCCACGCTCACGGCATGCGTGGCCCCGGCGCCGGTTTACCAGACCTCGCGCTATCCGTACCAGGCGCCTCCGCAGGCCATTCAGTACCGTGAAGCGTCCTACGTCGAATACGGCCATGTGGCCAACATCGAGGTGCTGCGCAGCGAAACGGCTGGCACCGGCACCACCGGCGGCGGTGCTGTAGCCGGCGGCGTCATCGGCGGCGTGGTGGGCAACCAGTTCGGACGCGGCAATGGCCGCGCCGCCGCCACCGCACTCGGCATCGTGGGCGGCGCCCTGCTGGGCAACAGCATCGAGGCCCAGCAGAACGGTCCCCGTGCCTACGAGACCTATCGCGTGTCGGTGCAGACCGATCGCGGCGCCTACCGGGCGTTCGACGTGCAGAGCCCCGGCGATCTGCGCATCGGCGACCGCGTGCGCATCGACAACGGCCAGATCTCGCGCATGTAA
- a CDS encoding MurR/RpiR family transcriptional regulator codes for MQASNQTSVPNPPEIEADGASPPRTVEALRALTMRLGRGDALISMGSKAHSVLARLVERPEEVAVRTITELAESLGVNASTLTRLATRLGYAGFVEFQTVFRDGLASRHRHFYSEQAGRLVAHASERSTPQDGTGQRPEIDTMVQIAKDSIANTEGFLAQLSADELQQAARLLATAPRVRVHGLRQFSALASFLAYGLAMVRGDVALLDPHGLGVAEGLAQLQPGDLVVVTSVEPYTRSIAETAAAAAKAGMVVVAITDHRASPLAAFAKHSFFVPHGSAFFSNSMGAYVIFCEGLLNLVATDLGKKALKALERRERFIADLGIE; via the coding sequence ATGCAAGCATCGAACCAAACCAGCGTGCCCAACCCGCCTGAGATCGAGGCCGACGGTGCTTCGCCGCCTCGCACCGTCGAGGCGCTGCGGGCGCTCACGATGCGCCTGGGGCGGGGCGATGCGCTGATCTCGATGGGCAGCAAGGCGCACAGCGTGCTGGCGCGCCTGGTCGAGCGGCCCGAAGAGGTCGCGGTGCGCACCATCACCGAGCTGGCCGAGTCGCTGGGTGTCAATGCGTCGACGCTGACCCGCCTGGCGACCCGCCTCGGCTATGCCGGCTTCGTCGAGTTCCAGACGGTGTTCCGCGACGGACTGGCTTCGCGGCACCGTCATTTCTACAGCGAGCAGGCCGGCCGGCTGGTCGCGCATGCTTCGGAGCGCAGCACTCCGCAGGACGGCACCGGGCAGCGCCCCGAGATCGACACCATGGTGCAGATCGCCAAGGACTCGATCGCCAACACCGAAGGCTTCCTCGCGCAGCTCTCGGCCGACGAACTGCAGCAGGCGGCCCGGCTGCTGGCCACGGCACCGCGGGTTCGCGTGCACGGCCTGCGGCAGTTCAGCGCGCTGGCGAGCTTCCTGGCCTATGGGCTGGCCATGGTGCGCGGCGACGTGGCCTTGCTCGATCCGCATGGGCTGGGCGTGGCCGAAGGCCTGGCCCAGTTGCAGCCCGGCGACCTGGTGGTCGTGACGAGCGTGGAGCCCTACACGCGCAGCATCGCCGAAACGGCGGCCGCCGCGGCCAAGGCCGGCATGGTCGTCGTCGCCATCACCGACCACCGCGCGTCACCGCTCGCGGCCTTCGCGAAGCATTCCTTCTTCGTGCCCCACGGCAGCGCCTTCTTCAGCAATTCGATGGGCGCCTACGTCATCTTCTGCGAAGGCCTGCTGAACCTGGTCGCGACCGACCTGGGCAAGAAGGCGCTGAAGGCGCTCGAGCGGCGCGAGCGCTTCATCGCCGACCTGGGCATCGAATAG
- a CDS encoding DUF1330 domain-containing protein has protein sequence MSSGYVIAHVEVTNPTQYEEYKKWSSAAMQAHGAEVCVRGGQVQPLEGDWKPTRIVILKFASFEKAKAFYETPEYLKAREARAGAAIMNMIAVEGL, from the coding sequence ATGAGCAGCGGATACGTCATCGCACACGTCGAGGTGACCAACCCGACGCAGTACGAGGAATACAAGAAGTGGTCGAGCGCCGCCATGCAGGCGCACGGCGCCGAGGTGTGCGTGCGCGGCGGCCAGGTCCAGCCGCTGGAGGGCGACTGGAAGCCCACGCGCATCGTCATCCTCAAGTTCGCCAGCTTCGAGAAGGCCAAGGCCTTCTACGAAACGCCCGAATACCTCAAGGCCCGCGAAGCGCGCGCCGGTGCCGCGATCATGAACATGATCGCCGTCGAAGGCCTCTGA
- a CDS encoding AAA family ATPase, which translates to MTPTLPTGCVIALLGAESTGKTELARAIAQRLQDRGTPVTLVGEYLREWCEREGRTPRPAEQQAIADEQTRRIGVAAASGVVVADTTALMTAVYSEQLFADTSLYEGALAAQRRYAITLLTALDLPWVADEMRDGPHAQQPTDALVRAALVGAKLSFAVVHGSGGERLANAWNAINSIAGSEGRTRARGRLEAKPASWSWPCEKCSDPECEHKLFSDLISRRE; encoded by the coding sequence ATGACGCCCACACTGCCGACCGGCTGCGTCATTGCGCTGCTGGGCGCCGAAAGCACCGGCAAGACCGAGCTGGCGCGCGCCATCGCGCAGCGCCTGCAGGACCGCGGCACGCCGGTGACGCTCGTGGGCGAATACCTGCGCGAATGGTGCGAGCGCGAAGGCCGCACGCCGCGCCCCGCCGAGCAGCAGGCCATCGCCGACGAGCAGACCCGCCGCATCGGCGTCGCCGCCGCGTCGGGCGTGGTGGTGGCCGACACCACCGCGCTCATGACGGCGGTCTACAGCGAGCAGCTTTTCGCAGACACCTCGCTCTACGAAGGCGCCCTGGCCGCGCAGCGGCGCTATGCGATCACGCTGCTCACGGCGCTCGACCTGCCCTGGGTGGCCGACGAGATGCGCGACGGCCCGCATGCGCAGCAGCCGACCGACGCGCTGGTGCGCGCCGCGCTCGTCGGCGCGAAGCTCTCGTTCGCCGTGGTGCATGGCAGCGGCGGCGAACGGCTCGCCAATGCCTGGAACGCGATCAACTCGATCGCCGGCAGCGAAGGCCGCACCCGTGCGCGTGGCCGTCTCGAAGCGAAGCCCGCCTCGTGGTCATGGCCTTGCGAGAAATGCTCCGACCCGGAATGCGAACATAAGCTCTTCAGCGACCTGATTTCGCGCCGCGAGTAA
- the pnuC gene encoding nicotinamide riboside transporter PnuC: MLELLSAPAFLLWGSPVSWLELVAAVLALAMVGCNMREIHWGWPLAIVSSLLYMAVFAKARIYGDASLQVFFAFVALWGWTQWLRGHRADGSALHVSRLSPRGIALTLAACALAWPAIALFLRRFTDTDVPWWDGFATGLSLVGQFLLGRKFIENWLIWLAVNVVSVGLFIHKGLWLTVGLYAVFAALSVAGYLAWRQRLPQAARA, encoded by the coding sequence ATTCTTGAGCTTCTCTCGGCCCCTGCTTTCTTGCTCTGGGGCTCACCCGTCAGTTGGCTCGAACTCGTCGCAGCCGTGCTGGCGCTTGCCATGGTCGGCTGCAACATGCGCGAGATTCACTGGGGATGGCCGCTGGCCATCGTCAGTTCGCTGCTCTACATGGCGGTCTTCGCGAAGGCGCGCATCTACGGCGACGCCTCGCTCCAGGTCTTCTTCGCTTTCGTCGCCCTGTGGGGCTGGACCCAGTGGCTGCGCGGCCACCGGGCCGACGGTAGCGCCCTGCATGTCAGCCGGCTTTCGCCGCGCGGCATTGCACTCACGCTGGCGGCCTGCGCATTGGCCTGGCCGGCCATCGCCCTCTTCCTGCGCCGCTTCACCGACACCGACGTGCCCTGGTGGGACGGCTTCGCCACGGGGCTGAGTCTGGTCGGGCAATTTCTGCTCGGCCGCAAGTTCATCGAGAACTGGCTGATCTGGCTGGCGGTGAATGTGGTCAGCGTGGGCCTGTTCATCCACAAGGGCCTGTGGCTCACGGTCGGGCTGTATGCGGTGTTCGCCGCGCTCAGCGTGGCCGGCTACCTGGCATGGCGGCAACGCCTGCCGCAGGCGGCACGCGCATGA
- the eno gene encoding phosphopyruvate hydratase, whose product MSAIVDIVGREILDSRGNPTVECDVLLESGTMGRAAVPSGASTGSREAIELRDGDKSRYLGKGVLKAVENINTEISEAVLGLDASEQAFLDRTMIDLDGTDNKARLGANATLAVSMAVARAAAEESGLPLYRYFGGMGGMQLPVPMMNVINGGAHANNSLDLQEFMIIPVGAKSFREAVRYGAEVFHALKKILGDRGISTAVGDEGGFAPSVESHEAAIQLILEAIDKAGYTAGEQIALGLDCAASEFYKDGKYVLSGENLSLTSESWTDMLATWVDKYPIISIEDGMHEGDWDGWKHLTERLGKRVQLVGDDLFVTNTKILQEGIEKGIANSILIKINQIGTLTETFAAIEMAKRAGYTAVISHRSGETEDSTIADIAVGTNAGQIKTGSLSRSDRIAKYNQLLRIEEDLGDIAVYPGRGAFYNLK is encoded by the coding sequence ATGAGTGCAATCGTTGACATCGTCGGCCGCGAAATTCTCGACAGCCGAGGCAACCCCACCGTCGAATGCGACGTGCTGCTGGAGTCGGGCACCATGGGCCGTGCGGCCGTGCCCTCGGGCGCGTCGACCGGTTCGCGCGAAGCCATCGAGCTGCGCGACGGCGACAAGAGCCGCTACCTGGGCAAGGGCGTGCTCAAGGCCGTGGAGAACATCAACACCGAGATCTCGGAAGCCGTGCTCGGCCTCGACGCCAGCGAACAGGCCTTCCTCGATCGCACGATGATCGACCTGGACGGCACCGACAACAAGGCCCGCCTGGGCGCCAACGCCACCCTCGCCGTCTCGATGGCCGTGGCCCGCGCCGCGGCCGAGGAGTCGGGCCTGCCGCTGTACCGCTACTTCGGCGGCATGGGCGGCATGCAGTTGCCGGTGCCGATGATGAACGTCATCAACGGCGGCGCGCACGCCAACAACAGCCTCGACCTGCAGGAGTTCATGATCATCCCCGTGGGCGCCAAGAGCTTCCGCGAGGCCGTGCGCTACGGCGCCGAAGTGTTCCATGCGCTGAAGAAGATCCTGGGCGACCGCGGCATCAGCACGGCGGTCGGCGACGAAGGCGGCTTCGCTCCCAGCGTCGAGAGCCACGAAGCGGCCATCCAGCTCATCCTGGAAGCCATCGACAAGGCCGGCTACACGGCCGGCGAGCAGATCGCCCTGGGCCTGGACTGCGCCGCCAGCGAGTTCTACAAGGACGGCAAGTACGTGCTGTCGGGCGAGAACCTCTCGCTCACCTCCGAGAGCTGGACCGACATGCTCGCGACCTGGGTCGACAAGTACCCGATCATCAGCATCGAAGACGGCATGCACGAAGGCGACTGGGACGGCTGGAAGCACCTGACCGAACGCCTGGGCAAGCGCGTGCAGCTGGTAGGCGACGACCTGTTCGTCACCAACACCAAGATCCTGCAAGAGGGCATCGAGAAGGGCATCGCCAACTCGATCCTGATCAAGATCAACCAGATCGGCACGCTGACCGAGACCTTCGCCGCCATCGAGATGGCCAAGCGCGCGGGCTACACGGCAGTCATCTCGCACCGCTCGGGCGAAACCGAAGACAGCACCATCGCCGACATCGCGGTGGGCACCAATGCCGGCCAGATCAAGACCGGCTCGCTGTCGCGCTCGGACCGCATCGCCAAGTACAACCAGCTGCTGCGCATCGAAGAAGACCTCGGCGACATCGCCGTGTACCCGGGCCGCGGCGCGTTCTACAACCTGAAGTAA
- the coaBC gene encoding bifunctional phosphopantothenoylcysteine decarboxylase/phosphopantothenate--cysteine ligase CoaBC yields MQDLAGKHIVLGLTGGIACYKSAELCRLFVKAGATVQVVMTEAAEQFITPVTMQALSGRTVYTSQWDTREPNNMPHINLSREADAIVLAPCSADFIARLVQGRSDDLLSLMCLARPMDRIPLLIAPAMNREMWGHPATQRNLMQVAADGATVLGVGNGWQACGETGDGRMLEPAQLLEDITAFFSPKLLAGQKVLVTAGPTFESLDPIRGITNHSSGKMGFAIARAAREAGAEVTLVAGPVHLPTPRGVTRVDVLSAQDMLEATTRAAEFASIFVATAAVADWRPATQSDQKIKKDGSGKTPVLEFVENADILLTVARSERAQSKKLFCVGFAAESENLAAHAKAKRERKGIPLLVGNIGPLTFGQDDNALLLVDADGVRELPRAPKLTLARELITEIAARLTDWRV; encoded by the coding sequence ATGCAAGATCTCGCCGGCAAACACATCGTCCTCGGTCTCACGGGCGGCATCGCCTGCTACAAGTCGGCCGAGCTGTGCCGGCTGTTCGTCAAGGCGGGCGCCACCGTCCAGGTCGTCATGACCGAGGCGGCCGAGCAGTTCATCACGCCGGTGACCATGCAGGCGCTCTCGGGGCGCACCGTCTACACCTCGCAGTGGGACACCCGCGAGCCCAACAACATGCCGCACATCAACCTGAGCCGCGAGGCCGATGCGATCGTGCTGGCACCCTGCAGTGCCGACTTCATCGCGCGTCTCGTGCAGGGCCGCTCCGACGACCTGCTGAGCCTGATGTGCCTGGCCCGCCCCATGGACCGCATTCCGCTGCTGATCGCGCCGGCCATGAACCGCGAGATGTGGGGCCACCCGGCCACGCAGCGCAACCTGATGCAGGTGGCCGCCGACGGCGCCACGGTGCTGGGCGTGGGCAACGGCTGGCAGGCCTGCGGCGAAACCGGCGACGGGCGCATGCTCGAACCGGCGCAACTGCTGGAGGACATCACGGCCTTCTTCAGCCCCAAGCTGCTGGCGGGGCAGAAGGTGCTGGTCACGGCGGGGCCGACCTTCGAGTCGCTCGACCCGATCCGCGGCATCACCAACCATTCGTCCGGCAAGATGGGCTTTGCCATTGCCCGCGCGGCCCGCGAGGCGGGCGCCGAGGTCACGCTGGTGGCCGGCCCGGTGCATCTGCCCACGCCGCGCGGCGTGACGCGCGTCGACGTGCTGTCGGCTCAGGACATGCTCGAAGCCACCACCCGCGCGGCGGAGTTTGCTAGCATTTTCGTAGCAACGGCTGCGGTGGCCGATTGGCGCCCGGCCACGCAGAGCGACCAGAAGATCAAGAAGGACGGCAGCGGCAAGACCCCGGTGCTGGAGTTCGTCGAGAACGCCGACATCCTGCTGACCGTCGCGCGCAGCGAGCGCGCCCAGTCGAAGAAGCTCTTCTGCGTGGGCTTCGCGGCCGAGAGCGAAAACCTCGCCGCGCACGCCAAGGCCAAGCGCGAGCGCAAGGGCATTCCGCTCCTGGTCGGGAACATCGGCCCGCTGACCTTCGGGCAGGACGACAACGCGCTGCTGCTGGTCGATGCCGACGGCGTGCGCGAACTGCCGCGCGCGCCCAAGCTCACGCTGGCCCGCGAGCTGATAACAGAGATCGCCGCACGACTTACCGACTGGAGGGTCTGA
- a CDS encoding FKBP-type peptidyl-prolyl cis-trans isomerase, which yields MEISEQCVVGLTWTMKDTLGDVLDVLDEPVEFMVGGDDLFEVIEAALQGHEPGARVQLQIEPEQGFGDFNDQLLFLEPRSLFPEGTEEGMTFDGSALPKGVNGDIPKDTIYTVAEIYPDHLVLDGNHPLAGIAIRLDITVRSVREATEEEVGRGTAGTGFFKVAPMAPGNETLH from the coding sequence ATGGAAATCTCTGAACAATGCGTGGTCGGCTTGACCTGGACGATGAAAGACACGCTCGGCGACGTGCTGGACGTGCTCGACGAGCCGGTGGAATTCATGGTGGGCGGCGACGATCTCTTCGAGGTGATCGAAGCGGCCCTGCAAGGCCATGAGCCCGGCGCCCGGGTGCAGTTGCAGATCGAACCCGAACAGGGCTTCGGCGACTTCAACGACCAGCTGCTCTTCCTGGAGCCCCGCTCGCTGTTCCCCGAAGGCACGGAAGAAGGCATGACCTTCGACGGCTCGGCGCTTCCCAAGGGCGTGAACGGCGACATCCCGAAGGACACGATCTACACGGTGGCCGAGATTTATCCCGACCATCTGGTGCTTGACGGCAACCATCCGCTGGCCGGCATCGCCATACGGCTCGACATCACGGTGCGCTCGGTGCGCGAGGCAACGGAAGAAGAAGTCGGCCGCGGCACCGCGGGCACTGGCTTCTTCAAGGTCGCGCCGATGGCGCCGGGCAACGAAACGCTGCACTGA